In Syntrophomonas wolfei subsp. wolfei str. Goettingen G311, a single window of DNA contains:
- a CDS encoding LapA family protein, whose protein sequence is MRAYLFIALIIAILTGVFIFQNTAMVEVHFLNWVSPEISLALVILLALCSGALLTFLLDSVRYFQIASKIRELTVSNKKLQTENDRLKRQQKDEENKKGDVMADGRE, encoded by the coding sequence ATGCGTGCGTATTTGTTTATTGCTCTGATTATCGCTATCTTAACCGGGGTGTTTATTTTCCAAAATACCGCTATGGTTGAAGTGCATTTTTTGAACTGGGTTTCGCCGGAAATTTCCTTAGCCCTGGTTATATTACTGGCTTTGTGTAGTGGGGCTTTGCTCACTTTTCTCTTGGACAGTGTACGTTATTTTCAGATTGCCAGTAAAATTCGAGAACTGACCGTGAGCAATAAGAAACTGCAGACGGAGAATGACAGGTTAAAACGACAGCAAAAAGATGAGGAGAATAAGAAGGGAGATGTAATGGCTGATGGCAGGGAATAG
- the secF gene encoding protein translocase subunit SecF, with translation MQFIQNRKYFFILSAILITLGLISIFVQGFKLGIDFEGGSLLRFRMDAAVSSAEVRSTLEELKFIDQSSIQKSGNEFLIRTRELNQEQTEQVNKAFAAKFKNVEYLSAESVGATIGNELTRNAVLSVLIAMLLMLVYISFRFEWTFGVAAVVALFHNVLIVLGIFSIFQWELDGAFIAAILTIVGYSINDTIVIFDRIRENLRLKTRDDLTTLLNKSIMQTMNRSVNTVLTVLFPLVTLYLFGGSTIKIFVLTMLIGFVVGAYSSIFIASPLYYDIKQKA, from the coding sequence GTGCAATTTATTCAGAACAGAAAGTATTTTTTCATTCTTTCCGCCATACTTATCACTCTGGGGCTGATTTCCATATTCGTGCAAGGGTTCAAGCTGGGTATTGATTTCGAAGGGGGCTCTCTTTTACGCTTCCGGATGGACGCGGCGGTTTCTTCGGCTGAGGTTCGCTCAACTCTTGAGGAGCTTAAATTTATCGATCAGTCTTCCATTCAAAAGAGTGGCAATGAATTCCTGATCCGTACCCGGGAATTGAATCAGGAACAGACGGAGCAGGTTAATAAAGCATTTGCGGCTAAATTCAAAAATGTGGAGTACCTTAGTGCCGAAAGCGTTGGAGCTACCATAGGCAATGAACTAACCAGGAACGCTGTTCTCTCGGTACTGATAGCTATGCTATTGATGCTGGTATACATCAGTTTTCGCTTTGAGTGGACTTTTGGAGTTGCGGCTGTAGTGGCGTTATTCCATAATGTCTTAATAGTCCTGGGGATTTTCTCCATTTTTCAATGGGAGCTTGATGGAGCGTTTATTGCAGCCATACTTACCATAGTAGGTTATTCCATAAATGATACCATAGTTATATTTGATCGGATCAGGGAGAATCTGCGGCTAAAAACGAGGGATGACCTGACTACTTTACTTAACAAGAGTATTATGCAGACCATGAACCGCTCGGTAAATACGGTTCTTACCGTTTTGTTTCCCCTGGTAACCTTATACCTTTTTGGCGGTTCCACTATTAAGATATTTGTTTTGACCATGTTGATTGGTTTTGTTGTTGGTGCCTATTCGTCCATATTTATTGCCAGTCCTTTATACTATGATATAAAGCAGAAAGCATAG
- a CDS encoding HD domain-containing protein yields MVTLKDVRSSPLINTFIQKGNEHLGVMGYTDHGRLHLSIVSALSKDIMIKLGYDEHMAELAGIAGYIHDIGNVINRIGHSQSGALMAMEILRRMGMPPEEVAIITAAIGNHDEGSGHPVNEVAAALILADKSHVHRNRVRNPDVATFDIHDRVNYAVERSTLNIDENKKVITMELVIDTSICPVMEYFEIFMSRMLLCRRAAGFLGCEFELVINGVQLL; encoded by the coding sequence ATGGTAACTCTTAAAGATGTCAGATCCAGTCCCTTAATAAACACGTTTATTCAAAAAGGCAATGAGCATCTGGGTGTGATGGGATACACTGACCATGGCCGCTTACACCTTTCTATTGTATCGGCTTTGAGCAAGGATATCATGATAAAGCTGGGCTATGATGAACACATGGCAGAGCTAGCGGGTATTGCCGGCTATATTCATGATATTGGTAATGTGATTAACCGTATCGGTCACAGCCAGAGTGGGGCCTTGATGGCGATGGAGATACTCCGGCGGATGGGCATGCCACCGGAGGAAGTAGCTATAATTACTGCCGCAATTGGTAATCATGATGAGGGTAGCGGTCACCCGGTAAATGAAGTGGCGGCGGCTTTGATTCTGGCGGATAAATCTCATGTTCATCGCAACCGGGTTAGGAATCCGGATGTAGCTACTTTTGATATACATGACCGGGTTAATTATGCTGTAGAGCGCTCTACTTTGAATATTGATGAAAACAAGAAGGTTATTACCATGGAACTCGTAATTGACACCAGTATTTGCCCGGTAATGGAATACTTTGAGATTTTTATGAGTCGTATGCTTTTATGTCGCCGGGCGGCCGGTTTTTTGGGTTGTGAATTTGAACTGGTGATAAATGGGGTGCAATTACTGTAA
- a CDS encoding DUF2889 domain-containing protein encodes MYEKIEKYSVAPVFNTGFEVKGQWKDDLHNIHCRLVFDFDSFKIIEAEAWAESTPFPICPQGLKSISNIVGSTVGPGFNRIVTENIMGKEGCVHLGELVMNSVKALVQAASRDKPEWVETADYTQRWNDWIRMYQDQCIFFSQPGVFENSQEEIQTAFRSKK; translated from the coding sequence GTGTATGAAAAAATAGAAAAGTATAGTGTTGCACCGGTTTTTAATACCGGCTTTGAAGTCAAGGGGCAATGGAAAGATGATCTGCACAATATTCATTGCCGCCTGGTTTTTGATTTTGACAGCTTTAAAATTATTGAGGCTGAAGCCTGGGCTGAGAGTACCCCTTTTCCCATCTGTCCACAGGGATTAAAGAGTATTTCCAACATTGTGGGAAGCACCGTGGGTCCTGGATTTAACCGCATAGTCACAGAGAATATCATGGGGAAAGAGGGTTGTGTTCATCTAGGCGAGCTGGTCATGAACTCGGTAAAAGCTCTGGTGCAGGCTGCTTCCCGTGATAAGCCGGAATGGGTGGAAACAGCGGACTATACCCAGCGTTGGAATGATTGGATAAGGATGTACCAGGATCAGTGCATATTCTTTTCCCAGCCGGGTGTCTTCGAAAACTCCCAGGAAGAAATCCAGACAGCCTTCAGGAGCAAGAAATAG
- the yajC gene encoding preprotein translocase subunit YajC → MPTQGSSEWMTIAIYFGMFLAIFYFFLILPRKKQEKKHKKMVEELKKGDRVVTIGGIKGEIGRVKEESIMLKVAENMEIEMVKKAVAYKVED, encoded by the coding sequence TTGCCTACACAGGGAAGTTCGGAATGGATGACAATAGCTATTTATTTTGGTATGTTCCTGGCCATTTTCTACTTTTTCCTCATCTTGCCCCGAAAAAAGCAGGAGAAGAAACATAAGAAAATGGTAGAAGAATTGAAAAAAGGTGACCGGGTGGTTACTATAGGCGGCATTAAGGGAGAAATTGGCCGGGTCAAAGAGGAGAGTATAATGCTTAAAGTAGCTGAGAACATGGAAATAGAAATGGTCAAAAAAGCTGTGGCTTACAAGGTCGAGGATTAG
- the secD gene encoding protein translocase subunit SecD has translation MKLQKNFSVAVILAIIVALGALSYFTYQPILKNLNLGLDLRGGLHVVLEAQEKEGQKISADTINKAVGILRNRVDKLGVSEPLIYPQGERRVVVELAGIDDPEEAVNIIKNTAELEFWDESGKVLVTGKHLKEAQARAGSEGQGFEVAIDFDKEGAKLFADATTANVNKPLMIVIDGKVISAPTVSGPITDGSARITGNFTAKEAENLAVLLRSGALPVSFKILEKRTVGPTLGSDSLSKSVKAGIAGLIAILIFMLGYYRLPGFIADISIVLYSILVLGTMTLFGAVLTLPGIAAFVLSIGMAVDANIIIYERIKEELRWGKTLKAAIEAGFNRAFWTIFDANLTTLIAAFVLLYFGSGPIKGFAVTLSIGIIASMLVVLTFTRYLLVLSADLTKNHKLYGV, from the coding sequence TTGAAGTTGCAAAAAAATTTCAGCGTCGCAGTAATTTTAGCCATTATTGTAGCCCTTGGCGCCTTGTCCTATTTTACCTACCAACCAATTTTGAAAAACTTGAATCTTGGATTGGATCTAAGGGGCGGGCTGCATGTGGTTTTGGAGGCCCAGGAAAAAGAGGGGCAGAAGATAAGTGCCGATACTATAAACAAGGCCGTAGGTATACTCAGAAACCGGGTGGACAAGCTGGGGGTCAGTGAACCGCTGATTTATCCCCAGGGTGAACGCCGGGTAGTGGTGGAATTGGCCGGAATAGATGATCCGGAAGAAGCGGTGAACATAATTAAAAACACGGCTGAGCTTGAATTCTGGGATGAAAGCGGCAAGGTGCTGGTAACCGGAAAACACCTGAAGGAAGCGCAGGCCAGAGCCGGCAGCGAAGGCCAGGGTTTTGAAGTTGCCATTGACTTTGATAAAGAAGGGGCCAAGCTTTTTGCTGATGCTACCACCGCCAATGTCAATAAACCGCTGATGATAGTTATTGATGGCAAGGTCATCAGTGCTCCTACTGTATCCGGTCCGATAACCGATGGAAGCGCCAGAATAACCGGTAACTTTACCGCCAAGGAAGCGGAGAACCTGGCAGTATTACTGCGTTCCGGTGCTTTACCGGTTTCATTTAAGATACTGGAGAAGAGGACGGTTGGTCCTACCCTGGGAAGTGATTCCTTGAGTAAGAGTGTGAAAGCCGGAATCGCCGGTCTTATTGCCATCTTGATTTTCATGCTGGGGTATTATCGTTTGCCTGGGTTTATAGCCGATATTTCCATAGTTCTTTATTCGATTCTGGTTTTAGGAACCATGACCCTCTTTGGTGCAGTATTAACCCTGCCGGGGATAGCGGCCTTCGTGTTATCTATCGGCATGGCGGTTGATGCTAATATCATTATTTACGAGAGAATCAAGGAAGAATTGCGCTGGGGCAAGACCTTGAAGGCTGCCATTGAAGCTGGATTTAATCGCGCCTTCTGGACCATATTCGATGCTAACCTGACCACCTTGATTGCCGCTTTCGTCCTGCTCTATTTCGGCAGCGGGCCTATCAAGGGGTTTGCCGTAACTCTTTCTATAGGTATTATTGCCAGTATGCTGGTAGTACTTACCTTTACCCGCTATTTGCTGGTATTATCCGCTGATTTGACCAAGAATCATAAACTATATGGGGTATAA
- the lysA gene encoding diaminopimelate decarboxylase, which yields MKINSQGNLEIGGMDTVDLARKFGTPLWIIDEEGFRRNCRNIKKAFSLYGDSQVLYASKTLATMAIYRIVEQEGLGLDVVSGGELYTALKAGFPMQKVYFHGNNKSREELRMAICAGVARIVVDNFYELELLNQLCTEENCQQEILLRVTPGVEAHTHEYIQTGQIDSKFGFTLSDGQAMEGVKKALSMPGIKLVGLHCHIGSQIFAMQSFQYTSSIMMDFWAEIKRTSGCQLEELNLGGGLGIYYVAGDEPRKAEEWAKAVMPVVQEKARQHGLKVPRIIVEPGRAIAGPAGLTLYTLGSSKEVKGIRKYVAVDGGMTDNPRPALYAAKYQALLANKAEEKPVETVSIAGKCCESGDMLIWDLELPWVEAGDILAVLATGAYNYSMSSNYNRLPRPAMVLVKQGQADLIIKRENYEDLLRNDLIPERLERD from the coding sequence ATGAAGATAAATAGCCAGGGTAATTTGGAAATCGGCGGGATGGATACAGTGGATCTTGCCCGTAAATTTGGCACCCCCCTGTGGATCATAGATGAGGAGGGATTCCGGCGAAATTGCCGGAATATAAAGAAAGCTTTCTCGCTCTATGGTGATTCCCAGGTGCTATATGCCAGTAAGACCCTTGCTACCATGGCTATTTATAGGATAGTAGAGCAAGAGGGCCTGGGCTTGGATGTGGTTTCCGGAGGTGAACTATATACGGCATTAAAAGCCGGCTTTCCCATGCAAAAAGTTTATTTCCATGGTAACAACAAGAGCCGGGAAGAATTGCGAATGGCTATCTGTGCCGGGGTAGCCCGGATAGTAGTAGATAATTTTTATGAATTGGAACTTTTAAACCAGCTTTGTACTGAGGAGAACTGTCAACAGGAGATACTCTTGCGGGTTACTCCCGGAGTTGAGGCCCATACCCATGAATATATTCAAACCGGGCAGATTGACTCCAAGTTTGGTTTTACTCTTAGTGATGGGCAGGCCATGGAAGGGGTCAAAAAGGCCTTATCCATGCCTGGAATTAAGCTAGTGGGCCTGCATTGTCATATTGGTTCTCAAATATTTGCCATGCAATCCTTTCAATATACCAGTTCCATAATGATGGATTTTTGGGCGGAAATAAAGAGAACAAGTGGATGCCAGTTGGAGGAACTGAATTTGGGAGGGGGTCTGGGTATTTACTATGTTGCTGGAGATGAACCCCGTAAGGCGGAAGAATGGGCTAAGGCGGTTATGCCGGTAGTTCAGGAAAAAGCCCGGCAGCATGGACTAAAAGTACCTCGTATTATTGTTGAACCCGGGAGGGCTATTGCTGGCCCGGCTGGATTGACCCTGTATACGCTCGGTTCAAGCAAAGAAGTTAAGGGGATACGCAAATATGTGGCCGTAGATGGGGGGATGACCGATAATCCCCGTCCGGCTCTTTATGCAGCCAAATACCAGGCCCTACTGGCCAATAAAGCGGAAGAAAAACCTGTAGAAACAGTATCAATTGCTGGTAAATGCTGTGAATCCGGGGATATGTTAATTTGGGATTTAGAGCTACCCTGGGTGGAGGCAGGAGATATCCTGGCGGTTCTAGCTACTGGTGCCTACAACTATAGCATGTCCAGCAACTATAATCGCCTGCCCCGGCCAGCTATGGTTCTGGTCAAGCAAGGTCAGGCGGATTTGATAATTAAACGAGAGAACTATGAGGATTTATTGCGTAACGACCTTATCCCGGAAAGGTTGGAGCGGGATTAG
- a CDS encoding segregation and condensation protein A encodes MNYVVDLESFHGPLDLLLYLLDEEQLEIYDIPIATITDQYMEYLQQTGELNLEQMGDFLIMATYLLNLKSRMLLPSRVELTEEEDSDPRAELVQRLLDYKKYKKLAEYLLSYQNGNFPRVFFRDSEDEISGIEELVGDAAQLWRSFQVLLRDLPEQEEKFRLPQGDVNISEKMEEIVERLEKGKAGLILQDLFQGVISLREALAFFLALLELIRLQRVEAIQEQSFGEIKIRLQVAV; translated from the coding sequence ATGAATTATGTAGTAGATTTGGAGTCTTTTCATGGACCCCTGGACTTGCTTCTTTATCTGCTTGATGAGGAACAACTGGAAATATATGATATACCTATAGCCACCATAACCGACCAGTACATGGAATACCTGCAGCAAACGGGAGAACTTAACCTGGAGCAGATGGGTGATTTCCTGATAATGGCTACTTATCTGTTGAATCTGAAATCGCGGATGTTGCTGCCCAGCAGAGTGGAATTGACCGAGGAAGAGGATTCCGATCCCCGGGCAGAGTTGGTGCAGCGCTTGTTGGACTACAAAAAGTATAAAAAGCTGGCCGAGTATTTATTGTCATACCAAAATGGTAACTTTCCCCGGGTATTCTTTCGTGATAGCGAGGACGAAATCTCAGGGATTGAGGAATTGGTTGGGGATGCAGCTCAATTGTGGCGCTCTTTTCAGGTTCTACTGAGGGATTTGCCTGAACAGGAAGAGAAATTCAGGCTTCCCCAGGGAGATGTAAATATCAGTGAAAAAATGGAAGAGATAGTTGAACGGCTGGAAAAAGGGAAAGCCGGGCTGATCTTACAAGATCTTTTCCAGGGAGTTATTAGTCTCAGGGAAGCCCTGGCCTTTTTTTTAGCTTTACTTGAATTAATACGCTTGCAAAGGGTGGAAGCCATTCAGGAACAAAGCTTTGGGGAAATAAAAATACGCTTACAGGTGGCGGTCTAA
- a CDS encoding CBS domain-containing protein produces the protein MEIITSHNALDFDGLAAMVAAGKLYPGAVKVFSGTLSKNIRQFMALYKDLFSIKYPKEIDLKQVKRMIVVDTASANRLGHLKELASQEGMDFYVYDHHPPSLDDLPASISEVEKVGAVTTLLVEKIMERNIKLSAFDATILALGIYEDTGSLLFNSTTPRDISAAAHLLSRGANLSVVANFMDQPFSGEQRELLHVLLNSSQHYLIKNIDVVIALWDSNEFIPGLDTVTYRLLEIENCDVAFAVALMQGKVNVVGRSRSNNVKVNEVLRKLGGRGHDRAASVIVKGKSPVEVREIIMAELGKAVQPGLLARDIMSTPVKTIPPNISMEEAGRIMLRYGHTGMPVVEGENMIGVISRRDVDKAKIHELGHAPVKGFMSSGVLSVTPDTPVGEIQRMMVEYDVGRLPITDNDRLMGIVSRTDILRTLHGDDYPEDHEVLYSFTGEENQNCLAIMQERMPSRLIATLRLAGEIAESIGSRAYCVGGFVRDFFLRVPNFDVDLVVEGDGEELARKMAQHLGGKARIHQRFRTAALMLPDGTKIDIATARTEYYEFPAALPKVEKASIREDMYRRDFTINTLAIALNPDSFGDLIDYFGGRKDLEKGLIRILYNLSFVEDPTRIIRAIRFEQRYKFTIEDDTLRFAKDAIERRLLGKLSYKRIIQELMLLLSEIDPLPALDRIMEIGVWEYMIPEIDLNKVSRTMIKRTPIIITWWEERYYGKNIKGWLVYFMLLLAGLDEELVIQIIKRYHLDNYARKAIQESRQVPQIVEYLWESREILPGEMDQRLDGWSNESMVLLLLSIKDELLWEKLVNYLDLKEQVKVEINGFDLKEMGLKQGPEFRFIFDELYRQKLNGIIKNREEELQMVKKWISEGKFNNDPVAE, from the coding sequence GTGGAAATAATAACATCACATAATGCCCTGGATTTTGATGGCCTGGCGGCCATGGTGGCTGCAGGTAAGCTTTATCCAGGTGCAGTAAAGGTATTTTCTGGTACACTTTCGAAAAACATACGGCAGTTTATGGCCCTGTACAAAGACCTTTTTTCTATCAAGTATCCCAAGGAAATAGATTTAAAACAGGTTAAAAGGATGATAGTGGTGGATACTGCCAGCGCTAATCGATTAGGCCACCTGAAAGAGCTGGCTTCGCAGGAAGGTATGGATTTTTATGTATATGACCACCACCCACCATCGCTTGATGATTTGCCAGCCAGTATTAGTGAAGTGGAGAAAGTGGGCGCTGTCACTACTCTTCTGGTAGAAAAGATAATGGAGCGCAATATCAAGCTGAGTGCCTTTGATGCCACTATTTTAGCCCTGGGTATCTACGAAGATACCGGTAGTCTTTTATTCAACTCCACCACTCCCAGAGATATATCCGCAGCAGCTCATCTCTTGAGCCGGGGAGCAAATCTGTCGGTGGTGGCCAACTTTATGGATCAGCCGTTTTCCGGCGAACAAAGGGAGTTGTTGCATGTCTTACTCAATTCCTCCCAGCACTATTTAATTAAAAATATTGATGTAGTAATAGCACTGTGGGACAGCAACGAATTTATCCCTGGCTTGGATACGGTAACTTACCGCCTGCTGGAAATAGAAAACTGCGATGTAGCCTTTGCTGTGGCTCTAATGCAGGGTAAGGTAAATGTAGTCGGTCGCAGCCGAAGCAATAATGTGAAGGTTAACGAGGTTTTAAGAAAGCTTGGCGGTAGGGGACATGACCGGGCCGCGTCCGTAATTGTAAAGGGAAAAAGCCCCGTTGAAGTGCGGGAGATTATCATGGCCGAATTGGGAAAAGCGGTTCAGCCTGGTTTGTTAGCCCGGGATATAATGTCAACCCCGGTAAAAACTATTCCCCCAAACATAAGTATGGAGGAGGCTGGTCGTATTATGCTACGCTACGGGCATACGGGAATGCCGGTAGTTGAAGGAGAAAATATGATTGGGGTAATATCCCGCCGGGATGTGGACAAAGCCAAAATTCATGAACTGGGTCACGCCCCGGTAAAAGGCTTTATGAGCAGTGGAGTTCTTTCCGTAACTCCGGATACCCCGGTGGGTGAAATACAACGGATGATGGTAGAATATGATGTGGGCAGGCTGCCGATTACTGATAATGATAGATTGATGGGAATAGTATCTCGTACAGACATATTGAGAACTCTGCATGGTGATGATTACCCCGAGGATCACGAAGTCCTCTATTCTTTCACCGGGGAGGAAAACCAGAACTGCCTAGCCATTATGCAGGAAAGAATGCCTTCTCGGCTTATTGCTACACTGCGCTTGGCCGGTGAAATAGCTGAATCTATTGGCAGTCGGGCATATTGTGTGGGAGGTTTTGTTCGTGACTTTTTCTTGCGTGTGCCCAATTTTGATGTTGATCTGGTAGTGGAAGGAGATGGGGAAGAACTAGCCAGAAAAATGGCCCAGCATCTGGGGGGGAAAGCAAGGATTCACCAGCGCTTTCGTACGGCGGCACTCATGCTGCCGGATGGCACGAAAATAGATATAGCGACTGCTCGAACTGAATACTACGAGTTTCCTGCTGCTCTGCCCAAGGTGGAAAAGGCTTCTATTAGGGAGGATATGTATCGCCGCGATTTTACCATTAATACTCTGGCTATAGCCTTGAATCCGGATAGTTTTGGGGACCTGATTGATTATTTTGGCGGGCGAAAGGATCTGGAAAAAGGTCTCATCCGCATTTTATACAATTTGAGTTTTGTGGAAGACCCGACGCGAATAATAAGAGCCATCCGTTTTGAGCAGCGTTATAAATTTACTATTGAGGATGATACCCTGCGCTTTGCCAAGGATGCCATAGAGCGGAGACTACTGGGTAAACTTAGCTACAAGAGGATTATACAGGAATTGATGCTCTTGCTCAGTGAGATAGACCCCCTTCCGGCCCTGGATCGTATTATGGAAATCGGGGTATGGGAGTATATGATTCCGGAAATAGACCTTAATAAAGTAAGCCGGACCATGATTAAGAGAACCCCCATCATTATCACTTGGTGGGAGGAACGTTATTACGGGAAAAACATTAAGGGTTGGCTGGTTTATTTTATGCTTTTGTTGGCAGGCTTGGATGAAGAACTGGTAATCCAAATCATTAAACGCTACCATTTGGACAATTATGCCCGTAAAGCCATACAGGAGTCCCGGCAAGTACCGCAGATAGTGGAATATCTGTGGGAAAGTCGTGAAATTTTACCGGGTGAAATGGATCAAAGGCTGGATGGCTGGAGCAATGAAAGTATGGTTCTCTTGCTCCTATCCATCAAGGATGAACTGCTTTGGGAAAAGCTTGTTAACTACCTCGACCTCAAGGAGCAGGTAAAAGTAGAGATTAACGGCTTTGACCTTAAGGAGATGGGACTAAAACAAGGGCCTGAGTTCCGCTTCATTTTTGATGAATTATACCGGCAGAAACTCAATGGAATAATTAAGAACCGCGAGGAAGAGCTGCAAATGGTGAAAAAATGGATATCGGAAGGGAAGTTTAATAATGATCCAGTCGCTGAGTGA
- a CDS encoding site-2 protease family protein: MIQSLSEMLIALPAIMIALTFHEYAHGKVADILGDSTPYYQGRLTLNPLPHIDWVGFFMLILFHFGWAKPVQVNPYNFKNVSPKQGMMLVSLAGPGMNILLAFLGMLAYKYLLPFQGQEWAIMTINMIHPLIYINLILAAFNLIPLPPLDGSKIVAGLLPDSGAEMFYSLEPYGPLILLLLIITGAAAYIFLPLAGFLNTLLYAIVF; this comes from the coding sequence ATGATCCAGTCGCTGAGTGAAATGTTAATAGCATTACCAGCTATAATGATTGCCTTGACCTTCCATGAGTATGCTCATGGCAAGGTAGCTGATATTTTGGGTGATAGCACCCCCTATTACCAGGGGAGACTGACCCTTAATCCTTTGCCACATATTGATTGGGTAGGATTTTTTATGCTTATCTTATTTCATTTTGGCTGGGCCAAACCGGTACAGGTAAACCCTTATAATTTTAAGAATGTAAGCCCCAAACAAGGTATGATGCTGGTTTCGCTGGCGGGACCGGGCATGAATATTCTCTTAGCTTTTCTGGGCATGCTGGCTTACAAGTACCTGCTTCCGTTTCAAGGACAGGAATGGGCTATAATGACCATAAACATGATTCACCCTTTGATATATATTAACTTGATTCTGGCGGCTTTTAACTTGATACCCTTACCGCCTCTGGATGGCTCCAAAATAGTAGCTGGCTTACTGCCGGATTCTGGGGCGGAAATGTTTTATTCCCTGGAGCCTTATGGGCCATTGATACTCTTGTTGCTTATCATAACTGGAGCTGCAGCTTATATTTTCTTGCCACTGGCCGGTTTCTTGAATACGCTTTTATATGCCATTGTGTTCTAA